One window of Amaranthus tricolor cultivar Red isolate AtriRed21 chromosome 13, ASM2621246v1, whole genome shotgun sequence genomic DNA carries:
- the LOC130798381 gene encoding protein POLAR LOCALIZATION DURING ASYMMETRIC DIVISION AND REDISTRIBUTION-like isoform X2, protein MSNLIANKAEEEKLKDRLKESENLAQDLQEELEMKDSLTVKELVNDDDSQDTHESSNSHEKISLFSNQTDSGVPIGYDDEESVSLEKIESLSKIEAELEAELERLELSMKGSSLQEGKSDAFEFYQDTDQDVSAELVQGELNADIFGGKSSSEVTPDRGSTPQYVQEGVSPHELSLRLHEVIQSRLQQRIMELEAELVKSQKRIQRLESEKNNWRDVSRSESSSNMGSPVARPLKMNPSGDAIGAYNEIHGELSKINGSQNAGSWIHDGNQEDDTRLSSDQGMKKKLNPNQNGGNRILPNESSQNKDDDRDDDDDNDLLLIKHIVEKARQGSPAILKAQKAMLWLNKDN, encoded by the exons ATGTCTAATCTGATAGCTAACAAAGCGGAAGAGGAAAAGTTGAAGGACCGCTTGAAGGAAAGTGAAAATTTGGCTCAAGATCTTCAGGAAGAACTGGAGATGAAAGATTCTTTAACTGTTAAAGAGCTTGTTAATGACGATGACTCACAGGATACACATGAAAGTTCAAATAGTCATGAGAAAATAAGTTTGTTCTCCAACCAAACAGATAGTGGTGTGCCAATaggatatgatgatgaagaatcagTAAGTTTGGAGAAAATTGAGTCATTGAGTAAAATTGAAGCCGAACTTGAAGCTGAACTGGAAAGGCTGGAGCTAAGCATGAAAGGATCAAGTCTGCAAGAAGGAAAATCAGATGCTTTTGAG TTTTACCAGGATACCGATCAGGATGTCAGTGCAGAATTGGTGCAAGGTGAACTAAATGCTGATATTTTCGGAGGAAAATCCAGCTCAGAAGTAACCCCTGATCGAGGCTCAACCCCTCAATATGTACAAGAGGGTGTGTCACCTCATGAGCTGAGCTTGCGCCTGCATGAAGTCATTCAATCAAGACTACAACAGCGAATCATGGAGCTTGAGGCTGAACTTGTAAAAAGCCAGAAAAGGATACAGCGCTTGGAATCTGAGAAGAACAATTGGAGAGATGTTTCTCGGAGTGAATCGTCATCTAACATGGGCAGCCCTGTGGCACGGCCTCTTAAAATGAATCCGTCAGGGGACGCAATTGGTGCCTATAATGAAATTCATGGTGAACTTAGCAAGATAAATGGATCGCAAAATGCGGGTTCCTGGATTCATGATGGTAATCAAGAAGATGATACACGACTCTCTTCCGATCAGGGAATGAAAAAGAAGCTAAATCCGAATCAAAATGGTGGAAATAGAATATTACCAAATGAAAGCAGCCAAAATAAGGATGACGAcagagatgatgatgatgataatgatttgCTATTAATAAAACACATCGTTGAGAAAGCTAGGCAAGGCTCTCCGGCTATTTTAAAGGCGCAAAAGGCTATGCTATGGCTTAATAAAGATAACTAG
- the LOC130798384 gene encoding exocyst complex component EXO70E2-like — protein MMSSIGDVNVGMISSNHHRQENLFAAHSLFKELEANDSLPDYMKKILADLALKLSDMEVTLESNTSESVQVLRNREFNDAKEKLKIAHEKIRVRELNPNMIWELGPELFWDYIHSVEEIVGLLRLFRSLCVEEDVSDVIGQAEDLVQVAMPRFEEGLVHILNKRRRSYVPSEVEENVLEGARFGLNEEGSIVFDLIDRKSVRVLKSIRRIMFDAKYDKEFCGVYVRTQKYALEECLIGLGMETISIDELIKLRSDILASKIKTWTRVVKIAVRVYFSAEKRLCDEIFGESDPIASLCLINITKSFMICFFNFGHAIALGPHTPEKLFYLLDMYEGLAQVREQINTLFGVEEGSLVRTEFEEVMNRLGDSARATFVGFGDQILLDPSTDPFLGGGVHPLSSYVMNYIIVYLPDYCKTLETLLQDKDGNGTSTNSISPEKNLLASHLRSIVANLKSNLEKKSQLYKNTALQHIFLMNNTHYIQQKVIGSELQNIFGDEWIRTQIVDYQQHATSYVRTTWSSVVATFRNDGIPSGSGSRVKLVLKEKIGIFIVAFEEVYRSQTGWIIRDEQLKEELRISISQKVILAYQSFIGRHKKYDIEKYVKYDSDDLENLLRDFFEGSQKSLNYRRR, from the coding sequence ATGATGAGTTCTATTGGAGATGTAAATGTTGGTATGATTTCTTCAAACCACCATAGACAAGAAAATTTGTTTGCTGCTCATAGTCTTTTCAAGGAATTAGAGGCTAATGATAGTTTGCCTGATTATATGAAGAAGATTTTAGCTGATCTTGCCTTAAAATTGTCTGATATGGAAGTAACCCTAGAGAGCAATACAAGTGAATCTGTTCAAGTATTGAGAAATAGGGAGTTTAATGATGCAAAAGAGAAATTGAAAATTGCCCATGAGAAAATTAGGGTTAGGGAATTGAACCCTAATATGATTTGGGAATTAGGCCCTGAATTATTTTGGGATTATATCCATTCTGTTGAGGAAATTGTGGGTTTGTTGAGATTGTTTAGAAGTTTGTGTGTGGAGGAAGATGTTAGTGATGTTATAGGTCAGGCTGAGGATTTAGTGCAAGTTGCTATGCCTAGATTCGAGGAAGGATTGGTGCATATTCTTAACAAAAGAAGGCGATCCTATGTTCCGAGTGAGGTCGAGGAGAATGTTCTAGAAGGAGCTCGTTTCGGTTTAAATGAAGAAGGAAGTATCGTTTTCGATTTGATTGACCGAAAATCTGTTCGGGTTCTTAAGTCGATTAGAAGAATTATGTTTGACGCGAAGTATGATAAGGAATTTTGTGGGGTTTATGTAAGGACCCAAAAGTATGCATTGGAAGAGTGCTTAATTGGCCTTGGAATGGAGACAATTAGCATAGATGAGTTGATCAAGTTGCGTTCGGACATTTTGGCTTCCAAAATCAAGACATGGACCCGGGTGGTTAAAATTGCGGTTCGAGTCTATTTTTCCGCTGAGAAGCGTCTTTGTGATGAAATTTTCGGGGAGTCTGATCCGATTGCATCACTTTGCTTGATCAACATTACTAAGTCTTTCATGATATGTTTCTTCAACTTTGGCCATGCCATTGCTCTTGGGCCCCATACGCCAGAGaagctcttctatcttcttgataTGTACGAGGGTCTAGCTCAAGTTAGGGAGCAGATCAATACCCTTTTTGGAGTTGAAGAAGGGTCATTAGTGAGGACTGAGTTTGAAGAGGTCATGAACCGACTAGGCGATTCCGCTCGAGCAACATTCGTAGGTTTTGGCGATCAAATTCTGTTGGATCCTTCGACAGATCCTTTCCTGGGTGGAGGAGTCCATCCGCTCTCTAGCTATGTAATGAATTACATCATCGTCTACCTCCCCGACTACTGCAAAACCCTTGAGACCCTCCTTCAAGATAAGGACGGAAATGGCACGAGCACAAACTCGATTTCACCTGAAAAAAACTTGTTAGCTTCTCATCTTAGGTCAATTGTGGCAAATTTGAAGTCGAACCTTGAGAAAAAGTCTCAATTATACAAAAATACCGCCTTGCAGCACATCTTTCTGATGAATAACACTCATTACATCCAGCAAAAAGTGATAGGTTCCGAGCTGCAGAACATATTCGGGGACGAATGGATCAGAACACAGATAGTGGACTATCAACAACACGCTACTAGCTATGTCAGGACTACTTGGAGCTCAGTAGTGGCCACCTTTAGGAACGACGGAATACCATCGGGTTCTGGTTCAAGGGTTAAGTTAGTCCTTAAAGAAAAGATCGGGATTTTCATTGTTGCATTCGAGGAGGTGTATAGGAGCCAAACAGGGTGGATAATTCGAGACGAACAGCTTAAGGAAGAGCTGAGGATATCAATCTCTCAGAAGGTGATTTTGGCATATCAGAGCTTTATAGGAAGGCATAAAAAGTATGATATCGAGAAGTATGTGAAGTATGATTCCGATGATTTGGAGAATTTGCTCCGAGATTTCTTTGAAGGGTCTCAAAAATCGTTGAATTATCGAAGAAGATGA
- the LOC130798385 gene encoding presenilin-like protein At2g29900 has translation MKQETFYNFIPNFQSPTSIPSAQTHPKSLNFFFLIKFLTMERIERPSSIIDTLGEELVRIITPVSICMLLVVLLVSTLSSSSSSSSDSNSIITIANLAYDESNSDSFWDKFEGALLNSFVFVVIVTLITFFLVFLFYIRCTKFLKFYVGFSAFMVLGFMGGQVLILLIAKLSLPIDPITYMVLLFNFAIVGVLAVFMSKMAIFITQAYLVVIGVLVAYWFTMLPEWTTWVLLVAMSLYDLGAVLLPIGPLRLLVELAIDRDEDIPALVYEARPVNVNELDGVSQRRLWRDRRGNGDQQECTNNGVNSVHLGTSSDNRTVSTIESSVAGRDLASVEEGRVPNSNQDASVPLLEQRMIVESRGNQVVVSDDNMAFEGIGLGASGAIKLGLGDFIFYSVLVGRAAMYDYMTVYACYLAIIAGLGITLMLLAVYQKALPALPVSVMLGVLFYVLTRALLEEFVMQCSMNFVMF, from the coding sequence ATGAAACAagaaactttttataattttatcccAAACTTTCAATCCCCAACCTCAATTCCCTCAGCCCAAACACACCCTAAATCCCTAAATTTTTTCTTTCTCATCAAATTTCTAACCATGGAAAGAATCGAAAGACCTTCAAGCATAATTGATACATTAGGCGAAGAACTAGTCCGAATCATTACCCCAGTTTCAATTTGCATGTTATTAGTGGTTCTTTTAGTTTCAACCCtcagttcttcttcttcatcatcttcagaTTCAAATTCAATCATAACCATAGCCAATTTAGCTTACGATGAGAGCAATTCAGACTCATTTTGGGACAAATTTGAAGGTGCCCTTTTAAATTCATTTGTTTTTGTGGTTATTGTAACTCTTATAACCTTTTTTCTAGTGTTCTTATTCTATATTAGATGCACCAAATTCTTGAAGTTTTATGTGGGATTTTCTGCTTTTATGGTACTTGGGTTTATGGGTGGTCAGGTTCTTATATTGTTAATTGCAAAATTGAGTTTACCCATTGATCCCATTACATATATGGTGCTTTTGTTTAACTTTGCTATTGTTGGGGTTTTGGCTGTGTTTATGTCAAAGATGGCTATTTTTATCACTCAAGCTTATTTGGTAGTTATTGGTGTACTAGTTGCTTATTGGTTTACAATGCTACCTGAGTGGACTACTTGGGTTCTTTTGGTTGCTATGTCATTGTATGATTTAGGGGCTGTGTTATTGCCTATTGGACCGCTTCGCCTTTTGGTGGAGCTTGCAATAGATAGGGATGAAGATATACCTGCATTAGTTTATGAAGCTCGCCCGGTTAATGTTAATGAATTGGATGGTGTTAGTCAGAGGAGATTGTGGAGAGATAGAAGGGGTAATGGAGATCAGCAAGAATGTACAAATAATGGGGTAAACTCGGTCCACTTGGGGACAAGTAGTGATAATCGAACTGTATCGACTATTGAGAGTAGTGTTGCTGGGAGGGATTTAGCGAGTGTCGAAGAAGGGCGGGTGCCAAATAGTAATCAGGATGCTTCTGTTCCATTGCTTGAGCAAAGAATGATTGTTGAATCACGCGGCAATCAAGTAGTGGTTTCGGATGACAATATGGCTTTTGAAGGGATTGGTTTGGGAGCTTCTGGTGCAATTAAGCTTGGTCTAGGAGATTTTATCTTTTACAGTGTTTTGGTAGGGAGGGCAGCAATGTATGATTATATGACTGTTTATGCTTGCTATTTGGCTATAATAGCTGGTCTCGGGATCACCCTGATGCTACTGGCTGTTTATCAAAAAGCTTTGCCTGCTTTGCCTGTGTCTGTCATGCTTGGAGTGTTGTTTTATGTCTTGACTCGAGCCTTACTTGAAGAATTTGTAATGCAgtgctctatgaattttgttaTGTTCTAG
- the LOC130798383 gene encoding uncharacterized protein LOC130798383, which produces MQMDLWVIAAATSAGYLAKYWKDVLGDKDGSSGFPSRSSFPDNPESSLLSRQNGDKIWPSHKSPRVDLSEQYINEAGKGDCLDEMFTGKSDDPFVIDLGYTNVLDHEKQTERFEEYKKDYREDVDMPDIPEYQIWEMGDTHSSGRSSKCLRGGRLQRLSLPHIKLRSSLDSCLMAQMHKEHAGIEEFLRTPLPSPCTPALRSFLVNN; this is translated from the coding sequence ATGCAAATGGATTTGTGGGTTATAGCAGCTGCTACTAGTGCTGGATACTTAGCTAAGTACTGGAAGGATGTTTTAGGGGACAAAGACGGTTCATCAGGATTTCCTTCTAGAAGTTCTTTTCCTGACAATCCTGAATCCTCGTTATTGAGTCGACAGAATGGTGATAAGATCTGGCCGAGCCACAAATCCCCGCGAGTCGATTTATCTGAGCAATATATCAATGAAGCTGGAAAGGGTGACTGTTTAGATGAAATGTTTACTGGAAAGAGTGATGATCCTTTTGTTATAGATTTGGGTTATACTAATGTATTGGATCATGAAAAGCAAACAGAGAGGTTTGAGGAATATAAGAAAGACTATAGGGAAGATGTTGACATGCCTGATATACCTGAATACCAGATTTGGGAAATGGGGGATACACATAGCTCTGGAAGAAGCAGCAAATGTCTCAGAGGTGGACGTCTCCAGCGCCTTTCCTTGCCACACATTAAGCTCCGTTCTTCTCTTGATAGTTGCCTTATGGCTCAGATGCATAAGGAACATGCTGGAATAGAGGAATTTCTTCGTACCCCTCTACCTTCGCCTTGTACTCCTGCTTTAAGGTCATTTCTTGTTAACAATTAA
- the LOC130798382 gene encoding glycine-rich RNA-binding protein blt801: MAFFSKVGNVLKQRISKQITSQFSASNPSIYQAIRCMSSSKVFVGGLSYSVDDTSLRDTFARYGEVVEARVIMDREQNRSRGFGFVTFSSSEEASSAIQALDGQDLLGRRVRVNYATERAPRQAGFGGYGGGGYGGQNYGGGGGYGGQNYGGGGGYGGGGGYGGQNYGGGGGYGGQNYGGSGGNYGRQNYGVDGGYGGQNDGGNTGGGYAPSTQNTDGGNYSVAGGVGGSDSYFGGGAAGGNVTAETGFASSGLEDGSADQFGINSNTGLGDDIDFESKRPLEENFKDDDEPDDFAKRA, translated from the exons ATGGCGTTCTTTAGTAAAGTTGGGAATGTACTTAAACAGAGAATAAGCAAGCAGATTACTTCGCAATTTTCAGCATCAAATCCCTCTATTTACCAGGCTATAAGATGCATGTCTTCTTCAAAAGTTTTTGTTGGAG GTCTCTCATATTCTGTAGATGACACATCCTTACGGGATACTTTTGCTCGATATGGTGAAGTTGTAGAAG CAAGAGTTATTATGGATCGTGAGCAAAACAGATCTAGAGGTTTTGGTTTTGTTACGTTTTCTTCGAGTGAGGAGGCTTCTAGTGCTATCCAGGCCCTGGATGGACAG GATTTGCTAGGTCGTAGAGTGAGGGTAAATTATGCAACTGAAAGAGCACCACGACAAGCTGGCTTTGGTGGCTACGGTGGTGGTGGTTATGGAGGACAGAATTATGGTGGCGGTGGTGGTTATGGAGGACAAAATTATGGTGGCGGTGGTGGTTATGGAGGTGGTGGTGGTTATGGAGGGCAGAattatggtggtggtggtggttatGGAGGGCAGAATTATGGTGGGAGTGGTGGTAATTATGGAAGGCAGAATTATGGTGTTGACGGTGGTTATGGAGGACAGAATGATGGAGGCAACACTGGTGGCGGCTATGCTCCTAGTACCCAGAACACTGACGGGGGCAATTACAGTGTTGCTGGTGGAGTTGGTGGAAGTGATTCTTACTTCGGTGGTGGTGCTGCTGGTGGTAATGTCACTGCTGAGACTGGCTTTGCTAGCAGTGGACTCGAGGATGGCTCAGCAGACCAATTTGGCATCAACTCTAACACTGGTTTGGGTGATGATATTGACTTCGAGTCTAAGCGACCATTGGAAGAAAACTTTAAAGATGATGACGAGCCTGATGACTTTGCCAAGAGGGCTTGA
- the LOC130798381 gene encoding protein POLAR LOCALIZATION DURING ASYMMETRIC DIVISION AND REDISTRIBUTION-like isoform X1: protein MNRANGDFRTDLYKEVRPKLDDEVVCVPRLPQIIKTKQMLNKCKREMGRSSNVKKSNRLDTSNGSSSDKVLFCLGISIGVMSNLIANKAEEEKLKDRLKESENLAQDLQEELEMKDSLTVKELVNDDDSQDTHESSNSHEKISLFSNQTDSGVPIGYDDEESVSLEKIESLSKIEAELEAELERLELSMKGSSLQEGKSDAFEFYQDTDQDVSAELVQGELNADIFGGKSSSEVTPDRGSTPQYVQEGVSPHELSLRLHEVIQSRLQQRIMELEAELVKSQKRIQRLESEKNNWRDVSRSESSSNMGSPVARPLKMNPSGDAIGAYNEIHGELSKINGSQNAGSWIHDGNQEDDTRLSSDQGMKKKLNPNQNGGNRILPNESSQNKDDDRDDDDDNDLLLIKHIVEKARQGSPAILKAQKAMLWLNKDN, encoded by the exons ATGAATAGAGCGAATGGCGATTTTAGAACTGATCTTTACAAGGAAGTACGCCCAAAATTGGATGATGAAGTTGTTTGTGTTCCTCGTCTACCACAAATTATCAAAACAAAGCAGATGCTAAACAAATGCAAAAGGGAAATGGGAAGGTCAAGCAATGTCAAGAAATCGAATCGATTGGATACAAGCAATG GATCCTCAAGTGATAAGGTCCTTTTCTGCCTTGGGATATCCATCGGTGTGATGTCTAATCTGATAGCTAACAAAGCGGAAGAGGAAAAGTTGAAGGACCGCTTGAAGGAAAGTGAAAATTTGGCTCAAGATCTTCAGGAAGAACTGGAGATGAAAGATTCTTTAACTGTTAAAGAGCTTGTTAATGACGATGACTCACAGGATACACATGAAAGTTCAAATAGTCATGAGAAAATAAGTTTGTTCTCCAACCAAACAGATAGTGGTGTGCCAATaggatatgatgatgaagaatcagTAAGTTTGGAGAAAATTGAGTCATTGAGTAAAATTGAAGCCGAACTTGAAGCTGAACTGGAAAGGCTGGAGCTAAGCATGAAAGGATCAAGTCTGCAAGAAGGAAAATCAGATGCTTTTGAG TTTTACCAGGATACCGATCAGGATGTCAGTGCAGAATTGGTGCAAGGTGAACTAAATGCTGATATTTTCGGAGGAAAATCCAGCTCAGAAGTAACCCCTGATCGAGGCTCAACCCCTCAATATGTACAAGAGGGTGTGTCACCTCATGAGCTGAGCTTGCGCCTGCATGAAGTCATTCAATCAAGACTACAACAGCGAATCATGGAGCTTGAGGCTGAACTTGTAAAAAGCCAGAAAAGGATACAGCGCTTGGAATCTGAGAAGAACAATTGGAGAGATGTTTCTCGGAGTGAATCGTCATCTAACATGGGCAGCCCTGTGGCACGGCCTCTTAAAATGAATCCGTCAGGGGACGCAATTGGTGCCTATAATGAAATTCATGGTGAACTTAGCAAGATAAATGGATCGCAAAATGCGGGTTCCTGGATTCATGATGGTAATCAAGAAGATGATACACGACTCTCTTCCGATCAGGGAATGAAAAAGAAGCTAAATCCGAATCAAAATGGTGGAAATAGAATATTACCAAATGAAAGCAGCCAAAATAAGGATGACGAcagagatgatgatgatgataatgatttgCTATTAATAAAACACATCGTTGAGAAAGCTAGGCAAGGCTCTCCGGCTATTTTAAAGGCGCAAAAGGCTATGCTATGGCTTAATAAAGATAACTAG